A single window of Narcine bancroftii isolate sNarBan1 chromosome 1, sNarBan1.hap1, whole genome shotgun sequence DNA harbors:
- the LOC138751292 gene encoding regulator of G-protein signaling 9-binding protein B-like, translating into MPIQNIKVADEGTAGLAKARDDCTVLVDSLNKVTGCYRHLARGVGGSSDSVSLRDELRKTREKTQHLAVVIRNKLTAMLRDKNLGREERAETERLWVIFSSSLELFQVDMCKVLELGQGFPLTGTEKPLIQTGISGGTSEVAARALSVQNIVHDTTLDVSNLEQKELQEQIEKVDRMVENMELKVNVLRWTVEAKGDAYHSVLSNDASSVALLSVDEERRGWWCCVPGKCLTTMLLCTAALAAVVLSVGAANLA; encoded by the coding sequence ATGCCGATCCAGAACATCAAGGTAGCAGATGAAGGCACGGCGGGCTTGGCCAAGGCTAGGGACGACTGCACGGTACTGGTGGACTCTCTGAACAAGGTAACGGGGTGTTACAGGCACCTGGCCCGAGGTGTCGGAGGGTCGTCCGACTCGGTCAGTCTGCGGGATGAGTTGAGGAAAACCAGGGAGAAAACCCAACATCTGGCCGTGGTGATCAGGAACAAATTGACGGCGATGCTCCGGGACAAGAACCTGGGCAGAGAGGAGAGAGCGGAGACCGAGCGCCTCTGGGTCATCTTCTCCTCCAGTCTAGAGTTGTTTCAGGTGGACATGTGCAAGGTGTTAGAGCTGGGGCAGGGTTTCCCCTTGACCGGCACCGAGAAACCCCTGATCCAGACCGGGATCTCAGGGGGCACTTCGGAAGTGGCAGCCCGGGCGCTCAGCGTCCAGAACATAGTCCACGACACGACGTTGGACGTGTCGAATCTGGAGCAGAAGGAACTGCAGGAGCAGATCGAGAaggtggacaggatggtggagaacaTGGAGTTGAAGGTGAACGTGCTCAGGTGGACGGTGGAAGCCAAGGGAGATGCTTACCATTCGGTGTTGAGCAACGACGCCTCCTCGGTGGCCCTGCTGTCGGTGGACGAGGAGAGGCGCGGTTGGTGGTGCTGCGTTCCAGGCAAGTGTCTCACCACCATGCTGCTCTGCACGGCGGCTCTCGCCGCAGTCGTGCTCTCCGTTGGCGCCGCCAACCTTGCCTGA